From the genome of Bubalus bubalis isolate 160015118507 breed Murrah chromosome 2, NDDB_SH_1, whole genome shotgun sequence, one region includes:
- the CNKSR1 gene encoding connector enhancer of kinase suppressor of ras 1, with amino-acid sequence MAVRAPYLACSVGPGMLVAPPPAQPSPAPGRGSRSGNSCAGEAERVQSERPNLAMEPVATWTPRKVAAWLRGLDDSLQDYCFEDWELPGKYLLQLCPRSLEALTVWPLGHQEIILEGVEQLRALSSGLQSENLQSLTEGLLEGTQAFQSLVQGRLGGCVETPADVLGAAVQLVHEARSLLFWLNRYLFSHLNDFSSCQAIGELCGELGQALQEDCPAAEKESKVLRISSHVAGICCNILSCCPEELLKQKAVLERVLLDDPSGLEIHTTSNCLHFVSRVGAQVPTNPQLQVLPGDEIVQVNEQVVVGWPHKNVVRELLREPDRVSLVLKKVLVPETPQQTPPQPLDSPCPVSPSPAPASVSPRTPSKDIFDFNLSSNPSPGPSPPAWTDSTFLGPKPLPSPPATPATHPAEVAETPEPPEHPDRSPVPSCRKSKGVATRRRVSCRELGPPDCDGWLLLRKVPGGFMGPRWRRCWFVLKGHTLYWYRQPQDEKAEGLINVSNYSLESGQDQKKKYVFQLTHNVYKPFIFAADTLTDLSMWVRHLITCISKYQSPGRASLPREEDCYSETEAEDPDDEAGSCSASPSLAQATSSLHGDPSPAATPQDSPRTSYSPATDSSEGALEGMVRGLRLGGVSLLGQQQPLTQEQWRSSFMRRNRDPQLNERVHRVRALQSTLKAKLQELQALEEVLGDPELTGEKFRRWKEQNQELYSEGLGAWGGEQAEGSSQVLNSDPKEQSSHPPPSDPEECSPLCPLTPESDPRPPDL; translated from the exons ATGGCTGTGAGAGCGCCTTACCTGGCCTGCTCTGTGGGCCCAGGTATGCTAGTGGCTCCGCCcccggcccagcccagccccgccCCAGGTCGGGGCTCCCGGAGCGGAAATTCCTGCGCGGGCGAGGCGGAGCGGGTGCAGTCCGAGAGGCCGAACTTGGCCATGGAGCCAGTGGCGACCTGGACCCCCAGGAAGGTGGCGGCTTGGCTGAGAG GCCTGGACGATTCCCTGCAGGACTACTGCTTTGAGGACTGGGAGCTGCCTGGCAAGTACCTGCTGCAGCTTTGCCCCCGCAGCCTGGAGGCTCTAACCGTGtggcctctgggccaccaggagaTCATCCTGGAAGGGGTGGAACAGCTCCGGGCCCTG AGCTCGGGGCTACAGTCAGAGAACCTGCAGAGCCTGACAGAGGGGCTGCTGGAGGGAACCCAGGCATTCCAGAGCTTGGTCCAAGGTCGCCTGGGGGGCTGTGTGGAGACCCCTGCAGATGTCCTGGGCGCGGCCGTGCAGCTGGTACACGAGGCCCGTTCCCTCCTCTTCTGGCTCAACAG GTACCTCTTCTCTCACTTAAATGACTTCTCATCCTGCCAGGCGATTGGGGAATTATGCGGGGAGCTGGGCCAGGCCTTGCAGGAG gACTGTCCAGCTGCTGAGAAGGAAAGCAAAGTCCTGAGAATT AGCAGCCATGTGGCTGGGATCTGTTGCAACATCCTGAGCTGCTGCCCAGAGGAGCTGCTGAAGCAGAAGGCTGTACTAGAGCGAGTGCTGCTGGACGATCCTTCG GGCCTGGAAATCCACACCACCAGCAACTGCCTGCACTTCGTGTCTCGAGTGGGCGCCCAG GTCCCCACCAACCCCCAGCTGCAAGTCCTGCCTGGAGACGAGATTGTCCAGGTCAACGAGCAGGTGGTG GTGGGCTGGCCCCACAAAAACGTGGTGAGGGAGCTGCTGCGGGAGCCGGACAGGGTCAGCTTAGTGCTGAAGAAGGTCCTGGTGCCGGAGACCCCACAACAG ACCCCTCCTCAGCCCCTGGACTCACCATGCCCAGTgagcccatcaccagctccagccTCGGTGTCTCCCAG GACCCCGTCTAAAGACATCTTTGACTTCAACCTGTCTTCAAACCCAAGTCCTGGACCGAGCCCTCCTGCCTGGACAG ACTCAACCTTCCTTGGCCCCAAGCCCCTGCCTAGCCCCCCTGCAACCCCAGCCACACACCCGGCAGAGGTAGCAGAGACTCCGGAGCCCCCAGAACACCCTGATAGG AGTCCTGTCCCTAGCTGCAGGAAATCAAAAG GCGTGGCCACGCGCCGGCGGGTGTCGTGTCGGGAGCTGGGCCCGCCCGACTGTGATGGCTGGCTCTTGCTCCGCAAGGTGCCCGGGGGCTTCATGGGCCCGCGCTGGCGCCGCTGCTGGTTCGTGCTCAAGGGACACACACTCTACTGGTACCGCCAGCCCCAG GATGAGAAGGCCGAGGGCCTCATCAATGTCTCCAACTACAGTCTGGAAAGTGGACAAGatcagaagaaaaaata TGTGTTCCAGCTCACCCACAACGTGTACAAACCCTTCATCTTCGCTGCTGATACCCTGACGGATCTAAGCAT GTGGGTGCGTCATCTCATCACCTGCATTTCCAAGTACCAGTCTCCAGGCCGGGCCTCCCTGCCCCGAGAGGAAG ACTGCTACAGCGAGACGGAAGCCGAAGATCCTGACGATGAGGCTGGATCCTGCTCAGCCTCA CCCAGCCTGGCCCAAGCTACGAGTTCGCTCCATGGAGATCCATCACCTGCTGCCACCCCGCAGGACAGCCCGCGGACCTCCTACAGTCCTGCGACAG ACAGCAGCGAAGGAGCCCTCGAAGGAATGGTCCGGGGGCTGAGGCTGGGTGGCGTGTCCCTGCTGGGCCAGCAGCAGCCCCTCACTCAGGAGCAATGGCGAAGCTCTTTCATGCGGCGCAACCGAGACCCCCAGCTCAATGAGCGAGTGCACCGTGTGCGCGCACTGCAGAGCACGCTCAAG GCAAAGCTACAGGAGCTGCAGGCTCTGGAGGAAGTGCTGGGCGACCCCGAGCTCACTGGAGAGAAATTCCGCCGGTGGAAGGAGCAGAACCAGGAGCTCTACTCGGagggcctgggggcctggggaggggagcaggccGAGGGCAGCTCCCAAGTCCTGAATTCTGACCCCAAGGAACAGTCTTCCCACCCGCCACCCTCTGACCCCGAGGAGTGCTCTCCTCTCTGCCCCCTGACCCCAGAGAGTGACCCCCGACCTCCTGACCTCTAA